One genomic region from Arthrobacter sp. YN encodes:
- a CDS encoding MFS transporter: MTNTIATGSAETWDGHAKGSRGYSRILAALALAGVATFAQLYSTQAVLPLMAHDLKITAAEAALSISLATVGLAITVLPWSFVADRIGRVRAMAIGIAVATLLGLLVPLAPTVPLLMTLRTLEGMALGGIPAIAIAYLNEEVTKVHTALAAGTYVAGTTLGGLAGRLVAGPVGELWGWRAAALAVSLLATVSAVLFLILVPKQRRFSPAPALGFRGALKTLKGHSSNPKLVSLYLQAFLLMGGFVAVYNYLGFRLHAEPFGLPATVVSLIFLAYLSGAVSSRWAAGLTTRFGRRNVLVAGIAIMSAGLALTLVENLAATLAGLVIFTGGFFAAHSVGSGWTGAIATTGKAQAASLYNLSYYLGSSVIGWAGGLAFQSFGWPALALSVIVLSCTTAAVTLMVHRTPRLPR, from the coding sequence GTGACCAACACCATCGCCACAGGCAGCGCAGAAACGTGGGACGGCCATGCCAAGGGTTCCCGCGGATACAGCCGGATCCTCGCAGCCCTGGCTCTGGCAGGGGTCGCAACCTTTGCCCAGTTGTACTCGACGCAGGCTGTCCTGCCCCTCATGGCCCACGACCTCAAGATCACTGCAGCCGAGGCCGCACTCAGCATTTCCCTTGCCACCGTAGGCCTTGCCATCACCGTCCTGCCGTGGTCGTTCGTGGCGGACAGGATCGGCCGCGTGCGCGCCATGGCCATTGGCATCGCCGTGGCAACACTGCTGGGGCTGCTGGTTCCCTTGGCGCCCACCGTGCCGTTGTTGATGACGCTGCGCACGTTGGAAGGCATGGCTTTGGGCGGCATCCCTGCCATAGCCATCGCGTACCTGAACGAGGAAGTGACCAAGGTCCACACGGCTTTAGCGGCCGGGACCTATGTAGCCGGGACTACGTTGGGCGGCTTGGCCGGGCGTCTGGTGGCCGGCCCAGTGGGCGAGCTCTGGGGCTGGCGCGCCGCGGCACTGGCTGTCTCCTTGCTGGCCACCGTGTCCGCTGTCTTGTTCCTGATACTCGTGCCCAAGCAGCGACGCTTTAGTCCAGCACCGGCATTGGGATTCCGGGGCGCGCTCAAGACTTTGAAGGGGCACTCGAGCAACCCCAAACTGGTGTCGTTGTACCTGCAGGCGTTCCTGCTCATGGGCGGCTTCGTAGCGGTCTACAACTACCTGGGCTTTCGACTGCACGCCGAGCCGTTCGGGCTGCCGGCCACCGTAGTGAGCCTGATCTTCCTCGCGTATTTGTCCGGCGCTGTCAGCTCACGGTGGGCCGCAGGACTGACCACGAGGTTTGGCAGGCGCAACGTCCTGGTGGCCGGAATTGCCATCATGTCCGCGGGGCTGGCGCTGACCCTGGTGGAGAACCTGGCAGCCACGCTCGCCGGGCTCGTGATTTTCACAGGCGGGTTCTTCGCCGCCCACAGCGTTGGTTCCGGCTGGACGGGGGCCATCGCCACGACGGGAAAGGCGCAGGCAGCATCCCTATACAACTTGTCCTACTACCTGGGCTCCAGCGTGATCGGTTGGGCCGGCGGTTTGGCCTTCCAGTCGTTCGGCTGGCCGGCTTTGGCGTTGAGCGTCATCGTCCTTTCGTGCACGACGGCGGCAGTCACCTTGATGGTGCACCGCACGCCGCGCCTACCCCGCTGA
- a CDS encoding TMEM175 family protein, giving the protein MTQVTKSRELSSPERLQAFTDAVVAIALTLLILPLMESVGELADHNGTTAQWLAEEQYALLGFVLSFVLIAVFWVHHHKLFRSVKHVDPGLLWLTVAWMFTIVVMPVATSLSTQMPSDWAQPLIYIGTLFATSLMLLLARAYLRSHPDLHTMGDAESVSGIRASGIVSGLFLAALVLAVAIPGAGNWPLLLMLLSEPLQRLDRRRVRRAPEKR; this is encoded by the coding sequence ATGACACAGGTCACGAAAAGCCGGGAACTGTCGTCACCGGAGCGTTTACAGGCGTTTACGGACGCCGTGGTGGCGATTGCTTTGACGTTGTTGATCCTTCCGCTGATGGAGAGCGTGGGTGAGCTGGCAGACCACAACGGCACCACGGCCCAATGGTTGGCGGAAGAACAGTACGCTCTGCTCGGCTTCGTGCTGAGCTTTGTCCTGATTGCCGTGTTCTGGGTGCACCACCACAAGCTCTTCCGCAGCGTCAAGCATGTTGACCCGGGCCTGTTGTGGCTGACAGTGGCGTGGATGTTCACCATCGTGGTGATGCCGGTCGCTACGTCGCTCTCCACCCAGATGCCCTCTGACTGGGCCCAGCCGCTGATCTACATCGGCACCCTGTTTGCCACCAGCCTCATGCTCCTCCTGGCCCGCGCGTACTTGCGGTCCCACCCTGACCTCCACACCATGGGTGATGCGGAATCGGTGTCAGGAATTCGAGCGAGCGGCATCGTTTCCGGGCTCTTCCTGGCGGCCCTGGTTCTGGCCGTTGCCATTCCGGGTGCAGGCAACTGGCCCTTGCTCCTGATGCTGCTCAGTGAGCCACTCCAACGACTGGATCGGCGACGGGTTCGCCGCGCACCGGAAAAACGATAG
- a CDS encoding Lrp/AsnC family transcriptional regulator, with protein MSNPTKNVRSGTGSAEPLDAIDERILAALVDDARISNKQLAELVGIAPSTALMRTRALSERGIIEGFEAVLSLPAIGRSVQALIAVRLRAHDRDQIDRFTARVPKLPAVISTFHTTGSVDYLLHIAVANTDDLRNWLLDNLATDPVVGHTETTMVFQHIPGNRGPLPE; from the coding sequence GTGAGCAACCCCACGAAGAATGTTCGGTCAGGCACGGGCAGCGCTGAGCCGCTGGACGCGATCGATGAACGAATCCTCGCAGCGTTGGTGGATGACGCCCGGATCTCCAACAAGCAACTGGCAGAGCTTGTGGGGATCGCCCCCTCCACGGCCCTCATGCGGACCAGGGCTCTTTCCGAACGCGGAATCATCGAAGGCTTCGAGGCCGTGTTGAGCCTGCCAGCCATCGGCCGCTCCGTCCAGGCCCTCATCGCCGTCCGTCTCCGCGCCCACGACCGCGATCAGATCGACCGTTTTACGGCCCGCGTTCCGAAGCTTCCGGCGGTGATCTCCACATTCCACACCACCGGTTCCGTTGACTACTTGCTGCACATCGCCGTCGCCAATACCGACGACCTCCGCAACTGGCTCCTGGACAACCTCGCCACAGATCCCGTGGTGGGCCACACGGAAACCACCATGGTCTTCCAGCACATCCCGGGCAACCGCGGACCTCTGCCGGAGTAG
- a CDS encoding MFS transporter, producing MTVLSELRMRPVTADRWGWDASTTARLVLTGVVIFTLLVGANLATPLYPLLQAKLGMTSVDVTVAFSTYVLALVGVLMVAGHWSDHIGRRAALVLAVLVGLVGGVIFANADTLVALSLGRALQGVAVGLATGASSAALRELLPQRPEWASRFTLLSSAGGVAAGPAIGGLLSLLPDPTRTPYYVHSAVLIAALIPLWLLKARPAIAPAEGPKPLKVLAPRKPSISRDARGAFWMAAATGFLSFAVFGFCLSLAPGYFATVVHADSRPLIGLLAGVTLGASALSQLLGARGRFVVPVALAVLGVSVVLVGAAAAWSSPWLLVAASITAGIGQGIAFRQVFNEVAGKVEASRHAQVISTVYVITYLGSAVPVIGLGLAVSALGLQAAVVGFTALCGVAALTLATISLRNAVRS from the coding sequence ATGACTGTCTTGAGCGAACTCCGCATGCGTCCGGTTACCGCCGACCGCTGGGGATGGGATGCCTCCACCACCGCCAGGCTGGTCTTGACCGGCGTCGTCATCTTTACGCTGCTGGTGGGCGCCAACCTGGCCACTCCGTTGTATCCCTTGCTGCAGGCGAAACTAGGTATGACATCGGTTGACGTGACAGTGGCTTTCTCCACCTACGTCCTTGCACTGGTGGGTGTCCTCATGGTGGCAGGCCATTGGTCGGACCACATTGGGCGACGGGCGGCGCTGGTGTTGGCTGTCCTGGTCGGTTTGGTGGGTGGTGTGATCTTCGCAAACGCGGACACGCTGGTTGCCTTGTCCTTGGGGAGGGCGCTCCAGGGAGTGGCAGTGGGGCTGGCGACCGGAGCCAGCTCAGCGGCCTTGCGTGAACTGTTGCCCCAGCGGCCTGAGTGGGCCTCCCGATTCACTTTGCTCTCCTCGGCAGGTGGTGTGGCGGCAGGCCCCGCAATCGGTGGCCTCCTGTCACTTTTGCCGGACCCCACGCGCACCCCGTACTACGTCCATTCGGCGGTGTTGATAGCTGCCCTTATTCCCCTGTGGCTCCTCAAAGCCAGGCCTGCCATCGCTCCGGCGGAGGGCCCGAAGCCCCTGAAGGTCCTGGCCCCCCGGAAGCCTTCCATCTCCCGTGATGCCCGCGGAGCCTTCTGGATGGCTGCTGCCACAGGTTTCCTCAGTTTCGCGGTGTTCGGCTTCTGCCTGTCATTGGCGCCGGGGTACTTCGCCACTGTGGTCCATGCAGACTCGCGGCCACTGATCGGCTTGCTGGCAGGAGTCACGTTGGGCGCCTCGGCGCTGAGCCAGCTTTTGGGTGCCCGTGGCCGTTTTGTTGTCCCCGTGGCCTTGGCGGTCCTGGGTGTCTCGGTTGTCCTGGTGGGCGCTGCGGCCGCATGGTCAAGCCCGTGGTTGCTGGTGGCTGCGAGCATCACGGCAGGCATCGGTCAAGGCATTGCGTTCCGGCAGGTCTTCAATGAAGTTGCCGGAAAGGTTGAGGCTTCCCGCCATGCCCAGGTCATCAGTACCGTCTACGTCATCACGTACCTGGGAAGTGCCGTTCCGGTGATCGGGCTGGGACTGGCTGTGTCGGCACTGGGGCTCCAGGCCGCCGTCGTTGGTTTCACGGCCCTGTGCGGCGTTGCGGCGCTGACGCTTGCGACCATCTCGCTGCGGAACGCAGTGCGTTCCTGA
- a CDS encoding Lrp/AsnC family transcriptional regulator, translating to MNTLDPMDLKILLELIKDPRIHIAELSDTLGIARNTAQSRVKRLLRSGVLHAAGREVDLEKVGYDVVAFVTIEVTHRELDGVIGALRLIPQVLEVHEISGRGDLWCRVVATDTHNLQSALRSVLRTKGVIRTETVLALHTHIPYRTEPLIERMSAAPTRPRQESQSPGSQARTD from the coding sequence TTGAACACCCTCGATCCCATGGACCTGAAGATCCTCCTGGAACTCATCAAGGATCCCCGCATCCACATCGCCGAGCTGAGCGACACCTTGGGCATTGCGCGCAACACTGCCCAGAGCCGGGTCAAGCGCCTTCTGCGATCCGGAGTGCTGCACGCCGCCGGGCGGGAGGTAGACCTCGAAAAGGTGGGGTACGACGTCGTCGCTTTCGTGACGATTGAAGTCACCCACCGCGAACTCGACGGCGTCATTGGTGCGCTGCGCCTGATCCCCCAGGTCCTGGAGGTCCACGAAATCTCTGGCCGCGGCGATCTGTGGTGCCGGGTAGTGGCAACCGACACCCACAACCTGCAGTCGGCACTGCGATCGGTCCTCCGCACCAAAGGCGTGATCCGGACGGAAACGGTGCTGGCCCTGCATACGCACATCCCGTACCGGACTGAACCACTGATCGAAAGGATGTCTGCAGCGCCAACACGGCCAAGGCAGGAGAGTCAGAGCCCCGGGTCACAGGCCCGGACCGACTAG
- a CDS encoding DUF1761 domain-containing protein produces MDWLSHISQINWFAVLLAFVSSMVIGFVWYMPAAFGRRWMQAINKTEDDLKNIEGGAGIWVPMMVAAALTSILLAVLISALELNTFWAGGFFALILALVIRAGGHVIHNGFAGRPFAVTVIDSGHDIAAMTIAGAIIGAMQ; encoded by the coding sequence ATGGATTGGCTCTCACACATCTCCCAGATCAACTGGTTCGCTGTACTCCTGGCCTTCGTTTCAAGCATGGTCATCGGCTTCGTCTGGTACATGCCGGCCGCCTTCGGACGCAGGTGGATGCAAGCGATCAACAAAACCGAGGACGATCTCAAGAATATTGAGGGCGGCGCCGGCATCTGGGTCCCCATGATGGTGGCCGCAGCACTGACCAGCATCCTCCTGGCTGTCCTCATCAGCGCCCTGGAACTCAACACTTTTTGGGCCGGCGGATTCTTCGCGTTGATCCTGGCCTTGGTGATCCGCGCCGGCGGCCACGTCATCCACAACGGCTTCGCCGGGCGCCCCTTCGCGGTCACCGTGATCGATTCCGGCCACGACATCGCGGCCATGACCATTGCGGGCGCCATCATCGGAGCCATGCAGTAG
- the corA gene encoding magnesium/cobalt transporter CorA, whose amino-acid sequence MTIIDNAVYVDGVRTATPHSLEQTFETLAEHGGMAWIGLYRPTKDEMAAVAQEFGLHELAVEDAVSAHQRPKLERYDHNLFTVLRPARYLDETETVEFGELHIFTGPNFVVTIRHAETGGVARVRHRLETRPDLLCHGPEAVLYALLDQVVDDYAPVVAGLENDIDEIEDQLFSGDSTVSRRIYELAREVIQFQRAIQPLPDMMALLEKGFEKYGVDIELQRSLRDVEDHVQRVISRVNSFRDLLQNALTLDGTLTANRQNEASAAQNEQVKKISSWAAILFAPSFVAGVYGMNFDHMPELHWDYGYPLAVGLMFGAALLMYVIFKRKGWL is encoded by the coding sequence GTGACCATCATTGACAACGCCGTATATGTAGACGGCGTCCGCACAGCCACCCCGCACAGCCTCGAGCAGACGTTTGAGACCCTGGCGGAACACGGCGGCATGGCCTGGATCGGCTTGTACCGGCCCACGAAGGACGAGATGGCCGCCGTCGCCCAGGAATTCGGCCTCCACGAGCTCGCCGTGGAGGACGCCGTCTCGGCACATCAGCGGCCCAAGCTTGAGCGATACGACCACAACCTGTTTACTGTCCTCCGCCCAGCCAGGTACCTCGATGAAACCGAGACAGTAGAGTTCGGCGAGCTGCACATCTTCACCGGACCGAACTTTGTGGTGACCATCCGGCACGCTGAAACCGGTGGGGTGGCACGGGTCCGCCACCGGCTGGAAACACGTCCGGACCTTCTCTGCCATGGGCCCGAAGCCGTGCTGTACGCGCTCCTGGACCAAGTGGTGGATGACTACGCGCCGGTAGTGGCAGGTCTTGAGAACGACATCGACGAGATCGAAGACCAGCTCTTCAGCGGCGACAGCACTGTGTCGCGCCGGATCTACGAGCTTGCCCGTGAAGTGATCCAGTTCCAACGGGCCATCCAGCCCCTCCCGGACATGATGGCGCTGCTGGAAAAGGGATTCGAAAAATATGGCGTGGACATTGAGTTGCAGCGCTCCCTCCGCGACGTCGAGGACCATGTCCAGCGCGTCATCTCCCGCGTGAACTCGTTCAGGGACCTCCTGCAGAACGCGCTCACCTTGGATGGCACCCTGACTGCCAACCGCCAGAACGAAGCCAGCGCCGCGCAGAACGAGCAAGTCAAAAAGATCTCCTCCTGGGCTGCCATCCTCTTTGCACCCTCCTTCGTGGCGGGCGTGTACGGGATGAACTTCGACCATATGCCGGAGCTGCATTGGGACTATGGCTACCCCCTGGCGGTGGGGCTCATGTTCGGTGCAGCCCTGCTTATGTACGTCATTTTCAAGCGCAAAGGCTGGCTGTGA
- the zapE gene encoding cell division protein ZapE has product MTPLPRPVPRSARDTVRAVLAGMEHDAGRAGFALEPSQRQAAERLAAFGAQLTGRRRTLSRKAPRSLYLHGPVGRGKTWLMDSFYGRLDARKRRVHFHDFFRRLHAGTHGFEASSGTAIQQSVDALLDGIDVLFFDEFHVHDVGDGMFIARLLRSAAQRRIPLVVTSNYAPDDLLPNPLWHEHFLPTIEAIKEMMDIVEIEGPTDFRRFPAAGIAPAEGFAAFRSGRIVSPGTPAQLGRLGLFRPAPSQGRVLQPTTQPIVVRNSDPDVLWVGFEELCGGLSSTADFLVLAETYKTWVIDDVPSPAGNDSASAPSWQRFSNVVDVLHDQDITLFLIGEGPLEWDIDASGSDLSVFPVDLARIASRLSLLGRSGHHGDVESALHSEETAGS; this is encoded by the coding sequence GTGACGCCTCTCCCGAGGCCTGTTCCCCGCTCTGCGCGGGACACTGTCCGCGCTGTGCTGGCGGGGATGGAGCACGACGCCGGACGGGCGGGTTTTGCGCTTGAGCCCAGTCAGCGGCAAGCAGCCGAGCGGTTGGCGGCCTTCGGCGCCCAACTGACGGGCCGCCGTCGTACACTCTCCCGCAAGGCGCCGCGGAGCCTGTACCTCCACGGACCGGTGGGCCGCGGCAAGACGTGGCTGATGGACAGCTTCTACGGGCGCCTCGACGCCCGGAAACGTCGTGTCCACTTCCACGATTTCTTCCGCAGGCTCCATGCGGGAACCCACGGCTTTGAGGCAAGCAGCGGAACTGCCATTCAGCAGTCTGTGGATGCGTTGTTGGACGGCATCGACGTGCTGTTCTTCGATGAATTCCATGTCCATGACGTTGGCGATGGCATGTTCATTGCCCGGTTGCTGCGTTCGGCCGCCCAGCGCCGCATCCCCTTGGTGGTGACGTCGAACTACGCCCCGGACGACCTCCTGCCCAATCCACTCTGGCACGAGCATTTCCTGCCCACCATCGAGGCGATCAAAGAGATGATGGACATCGTGGAGATCGAGGGGCCCACGGATTTCCGCCGTTTTCCGGCCGCTGGAATTGCTCCTGCCGAGGGGTTCGCTGCGTTCCGCTCAGGTCGAATCGTCTCCCCCGGCACGCCCGCACAACTGGGGCGCCTCGGTCTCTTCCGGCCAGCACCATCCCAAGGCCGCGTTTTGCAGCCGACAACCCAGCCGATTGTGGTCAGGAACTCCGACCCCGATGTGCTCTGGGTCGGTTTCGAGGAGCTCTGCGGTGGGCTCTCCTCAACGGCGGACTTCCTGGTGTTGGCGGAGACCTATAAAACGTGGGTGATCGACGACGTTCCCTCCCCTGCAGGAAACGATTCGGCATCGGCCCCATCATGGCAGCGGTTCAGCAATGTGGTGGACGTGCTGCACGACCAGGACATCACGCTGTTCCTGATCGGCGAGGGACCGTTGGAATGGGACATCGACGCATCCGGCAGTGATCTTTCGGTTTTCCCGGTGGATCTGGCGCGGATAGCGAGTCGTTTGTCCCTCTTGGGACGGTCAGGGCACCACGGTGACGTGGAAAGTGCTCTACACAGTGAAGAGACCGCCGGAAGCTAA
- a CDS encoding ferritin: protein MAKKTFNELLSAQVANEFAASQQYIAVAVYFDGEDLPQLARHFYRQSLEERNHAMMMVQYMLDRNVHVEIPGIAPVRNNFSNAKEPIALALEQEKEVTRNIEEMFRVARAEGDALGEQFMLWFLKEQVEEVASMTTLLNITERAENLFDIENYVARETVGDGGHDASAPSAAGGVI, encoded by the coding sequence ATGGCTAAGAAGACTTTCAATGAGCTGTTGTCCGCCCAGGTTGCGAATGAGTTTGCGGCCTCCCAGCAATACATCGCAGTGGCTGTGTACTTTGATGGCGAAGACTTGCCGCAGCTTGCCCGGCACTTCTACCGTCAGTCCCTCGAGGAGCGCAACCACGCCATGATGATGGTCCAGTACATGCTGGACCGCAATGTGCACGTGGAGATCCCGGGCATCGCCCCTGTTCGCAACAATTTTTCCAACGCCAAGGAACCCATCGCGTTGGCCCTGGAGCAGGAAAAGGAAGTCACACGCAACATCGAAGAGATGTTCCGTGTTGCCCGCGCCGAGGGGGATGCCTTGGGCGAGCAGTTCATGCTGTGGTTCCTGAAGGAGCAGGTTGAGGAAGTTGCTTCCATGACCACGCTGCTCAACATCACGGAGCGGGCCGAGAACCTCTTCGACATCGAGAACTACGTCGCCCGCGAAACGGTCGGCGACGGCGGACACGATGCCAGTGCACCGTCCGCAGCCGGCGGCGTCATCTAG
- the crcB gene encoding fluoride efflux transporter CrcB — MTVILLALAGGVGAAVRFVVDGFVRARLKTAFPWGTVTINISGSLLLGFLAGLVMRGQAPESLMLILGTGFLGGYTTFSTASLETIRLVQSGRTALAVINGLGTMTVSVMAAAAGVWISLLLP, encoded by the coding sequence GTGACAGTCATCCTTCTTGCTCTGGCCGGTGGGGTGGGTGCGGCAGTACGGTTTGTGGTGGACGGGTTCGTCCGGGCACGCCTCAAGACTGCCTTCCCATGGGGGACCGTCACCATCAACATCTCGGGCTCCCTGTTGCTTGGTTTCCTGGCGGGCCTGGTCATGCGTGGCCAGGCACCGGAGTCCTTGATGCTCATCCTCGGTACCGGTTTCCTTGGCGGCTACACCACTTTCAGCACCGCCAGCCTTGAGACCATCCGGCTCGTTCAAAGCGGGCGTACAGCATTGGCGGTCATCAATGGGTTGGGGACCATGACAGTGAGCGTCATGGCGGCCGCTGCGGGTGTGTGGATCAGTCTCCTGCTGCCCTGA
- a CDS encoding fluoride efflux transporter FluC — MTTTEANNPVHLHWGFIAIVAAGGVFGALARYGLGLVIPAPGAWPLPTLVINLSGALALGALLEGLSRRGPDVGNRRVLRLALGTGFLGAYTTYSTLALDAVHLFTAGATTAAAGYLAASLLGGAAATTAGIWLGAWHHRRATGRRS, encoded by the coding sequence ATGACGACGACTGAGGCCAATAACCCCGTTCACCTCCATTGGGGTTTCATCGCGATCGTGGCAGCCGGCGGGGTGTTCGGAGCACTCGCACGGTACGGTTTGGGGCTGGTCATCCCCGCGCCCGGCGCGTGGCCGCTTCCCACCTTGGTCATCAACCTTTCGGGTGCCCTGGCGTTGGGCGCGCTGTTGGAGGGACTTTCACGCCGGGGGCCCGACGTCGGCAATCGCCGGGTCCTGCGGCTCGCCTTGGGCACGGGTTTCCTGGGCGCCTACACCACCTACAGCACGCTGGCCCTGGACGCGGTGCACCTGTTCACCGCTGGAGCGACTACAGCCGCTGCGGGGTACCTTGCAGCGAGTTTACTGGGCGGGGCCGCCGCTACCACCGCGGGAATTTGGCTGGGCGCCTGGCATCACCGGCGCGCAACCGGACGACGCTCGTGA
- a CDS encoding universal stress protein: MTETPAPRSEASTSAAGPILVGVMPGQHPVVLQQAATVAASARLPLVCAYADVTVYPVDGSTGGPAAPIDPDGIDADLHRIPESLAQTLHDHLDGNGVEWSLVHLAGEPARALAREAEDIGASMIVVGTREHKLAAALKELTAGSVARHLFHRQARPVLVVPVNPRVPTDDDDD, translated from the coding sequence GTGACAGAGACTCCCGCCCCGCGTTCCGAGGCTTCCACCAGTGCGGCCGGCCCCATCCTGGTAGGCGTCATGCCGGGGCAGCATCCAGTGGTCCTCCAACAAGCAGCGACTGTGGCGGCCAGTGCCCGGCTGCCGCTGGTGTGCGCCTATGCAGACGTCACGGTGTACCCGGTGGACGGCAGCACCGGAGGGCCGGCAGCGCCGATCGATCCGGACGGCATTGATGCGGATCTTCACAGGATCCCCGAATCACTGGCGCAAACCCTTCATGACCACTTGGACGGCAACGGCGTTGAATGGTCGCTGGTCCATCTGGCCGGGGAACCCGCCCGCGCTTTGGCCCGTGAGGCTGAAGACATTGGAGCCTCCATGATCGTGGTGGGTACCCGGGAGCACAAACTGGCTGCTGCATTAAAAGAACTGACGGCAGGCTCGGTGGCGCGGCACTTGTTCCACCGCCAGGCCCGGCCGGTGCTCGTTGTTCCCGTCAATCCCAGGGTCCCCACTGACGATGACGACGACTGA
- a CDS encoding ABC1 kinase family protein, with the protein MTSIRRERADSLRGAGDPRARYRRILRFAAWHLAVTWWFELFLPRVGLRRLTERNRANRMRRFARRFHGLAVELGGLMIKVGQFMSSRLDVLPPEITSELEGLQDEVPPVPFHAIRALAEAELGAPLEAVFASVEETPIAAASLGQAHRAKLLSGNAEDTGLSSVVFKVQRPGIAEIVDVDLAALRKVGGWLSRIRLVSNRADVPALIKEFAQTSLEEIDYLNEAANSERFAADFADDARVTVPAVVWERTTRRVLTLEDVTAIKITDADSLRLAGIDPAEVAPVFASVMFDQLFTNGFFHADPHPGNIFVTPANDPSSEHPWKLTFIDFGMMGEVPVETRSGLRKLLIAAASRDGKGLVTAISDVGVLMQSADTAELERAMTQLFARFGGMGFAELRDVDPREFREFGTEFGSVIRSLPFQLPENFLLIIRAMSLTSGVCSSLDARFNLWDSVEPYAAQLLRDERGNLINDVASQTVEAAAIALRLPKRLDGLVSRLEEGSLQVGNRRLERQMASLILTARRAVAALIFGALLIAGAVLRTDDPGLGNVLMISSAVPLLYGLWSGRRQS; encoded by the coding sequence GTGACGTCGATTCGGCGCGAACGGGCTGATTCCCTGAGGGGAGCTGGGGACCCCCGTGCCCGTTATCGTCGAATCCTGCGATTCGCCGCATGGCACTTGGCGGTGACCTGGTGGTTTGAGCTGTTCCTGCCCAGAGTGGGCCTGCGCAGGCTGACAGAACGGAACCGCGCGAACAGAATGCGGCGCTTCGCCCGGCGTTTTCATGGCCTCGCGGTGGAGCTCGGCGGGCTGATGATCAAGGTGGGCCAGTTCATGTCGTCCAGGCTCGATGTGCTCCCGCCGGAAATTACCTCGGAGCTGGAGGGGCTGCAGGACGAAGTTCCGCCTGTCCCTTTTCACGCCATCCGGGCCTTGGCTGAGGCCGAACTTGGGGCTCCCCTGGAGGCAGTGTTTGCTTCGGTCGAGGAGACTCCCATCGCGGCAGCATCACTGGGACAAGCGCACCGGGCGAAACTCCTCTCCGGTAACGCCGAGGACACCGGGCTCAGCAGTGTCGTGTTCAAGGTGCAGCGGCCTGGCATCGCCGAAATAGTAGACGTCGACCTCGCTGCCTTACGGAAAGTGGGAGGCTGGCTCAGCCGCATCCGCCTCGTTTCAAACCGTGCAGATGTGCCCGCGCTGATTAAGGAATTCGCGCAGACCAGCCTCGAGGAAATCGACTACTTGAATGAAGCGGCCAATTCAGAGCGGTTTGCTGCTGACTTCGCCGATGACGCCCGGGTGACCGTTCCGGCGGTGGTTTGGGAGCGGACCACCCGCCGCGTGCTCACCCTCGAAGATGTCACGGCCATCAAGATTACGGACGCGGACTCGCTTCGCCTGGCCGGCATAGACCCGGCCGAAGTGGCACCGGTCTTCGCCTCGGTGATGTTTGACCAGTTGTTCACCAACGGTTTCTTCCACGCCGATCCCCATCCCGGCAATATCTTCGTTACACCGGCCAATGATCCGTCCAGTGAACATCCGTGGAAACTGACATTCATTGACTTCGGAATGATGGGCGAGGTTCCCGTGGAGACGCGAAGCGGCCTGCGGAAGCTCCTGATTGCCGCTGCCTCTCGTGACGGCAAGGGACTGGTCACCGCCATCAGCGATGTAGGGGTGCTGATGCAGTCAGCCGATACCGCGGAGCTTGAGCGGGCGATGACGCAGCTCTTTGCGCGTTTCGGTGGCATGGGCTTCGCCGAGCTTCGCGATGTAGACCCACGGGAGTTCCGTGAATTCGGCACTGAATTCGGCAGCGTGATCCGCTCACTGCCCTTCCAATTGCCCGAAAATTTCCTGCTCATTATCAGGGCCATGTCCCTGACGTCGGGTGTGTGCAGCTCTCTGGATGCCCGCTTCAACCTGTGGGACTCGGTGGAACCATATGCGGCGCAACTTCTGCGTGACGAGCGCGGCAACCTGATCAACGATGTCGCGTCCCAGACCGTCGAAGCCGCCGCCATCGCCCTTCGCCTGCCCAAGAGGCTGGACGGGCTGGTCTCGAGACTGGAAGAGGGATCCCTCCAAGTGGGCAACCGGCGCCTGGAGCGGCAGATGGCGAGTCTCATCCTCACGGCGCGGCGGGCAGTGGCGGCGCTGATCTTCGGCGCACTGCTGATCGCCGGAGCCGTTCTGCGGACGGACGATCCCGGACTAGGCAATGTGCTGATGATCAGCTCAGCGGTCCCGTTGCTCTACGGCCTGTGGTCGGGCCGGCGACAGTCCTGA